In the Arachis hypogaea cultivar Tifrunner chromosome 20, arahy.Tifrunner.gnm2.J5K5, whole genome shotgun sequence genome, CTGAAGGCTGAACTCTGAAGTCGAAACTCTCGTCTCAAGCTCTCAATTTTGGAATCTGGACGAAGCTCTGTTGCTCCTTTGAAGGTCGACGGCGATTTAAGCCGATGCGGAAGGATGCGATTTTAACGCAATCTTCGCTACCTTGAAAGGGAACACTGTAACCTCTGAGCTTCAGCTTATCCACGTTTTGCAACCATGCGCGCCGTAGCTGCTCGCTTTTCTAACGTAACCTCCAATCTTAACCTTCATTTTTGCCATTTCTATTCTCCAATTCTTTTTAATGCTTAGTAGGTACTCATTAGCTAAttcattttatttctctttttttgtttGGTAGTATTTATGTAAGAGGAGACCTGTGATCAGTGTTCAATCTCGTAATTTTTCATCATATAGTGGCAAAGGTATGAGTTTCTATTTTATCGGTATTTTTGTTTTATAGAGAAAGCTATAGGTACTAATTCTTGTAGAAACTGATATATGGTTTCATGTTGAttttggatttagggtttagggtttagagtttaaaaAATGGTTTGCACATATCACATTTGGATAGATATATGCTTTTCCTGCTGAATTGCTGATTTTGGGCTTATGTATCTAGGGATGTATACACCGAGAGGAATGGTTTCATATTAGAGTGAGAGGAACAAATCTAGATTGTATAATATACACGGACTggtttagtttcattttgttagcTGCAATTATGTTGCATAACTTCTTCACTTGCTATTTGGATTTCCAGATGAGCTATCTATTGAACAAGAAGCTGAGAGAAAAGTTGGATGGCTATTAAAGACGATATTTTTCGCCACAGCTGCAGCCGCAGGATACCAGTTCTTTCCTTATATGGGTATCATTTTTAGTAGACTACCagcatttttttttatcttgcaACTATTTTCAAATTGTAATCAGGCATTCATTTACTCGTGGTGGTTCAAACCTGCTGACATTGaggttaaaattttgaaaatggaaaATCAGGAGAAAACTTGATGCAGCAGTCAGTTTCACTTTTGCGCGTCAGGGATCCCTTGTATAAAAGGATGGGAGCTTCTAGGTTGACTCGATTCGCAATAGATGGTAATTTTTCTACTATCTATATACCTCTCTATTGCTTGCGATTAATATTTTATGACACATTTATGTGGAAATAAATGGAAGCTATTCATGGTGTATTTGCCTTCTTTTTTTCTATGGGGTTAAATGTTTTTGCCGAGTAGATTCCATTTCTTACGACTTATAACTCGCGACTAGCATACTTTTGTTGTCCTTGTGCT is a window encoding:
- the LOC112783272 gene encoding uncharacterized protein isoform X1 — its product is MRAVAARFSNYLCKRRPVISVQSRNFSSYSGKDELSIEQEAERKVGWLLKTIFFATAAAAGYQFFPYMGENLMQQSVSLLRVRDPLYKRMGASRLTRFAIDDERRMKILEMGGAEELLNMLSTAKDDRTRKAALEALAALSQSDKVLASLHNAGAISIIRSAPNSLEDAEVEKFKLSLLKRFQDLRYDLSS
- the LOC112783272 gene encoding uncharacterized protein isoform X2, with the protein product MRAVAARFSNYLCKRRPVISVQSRNFSSYSGKDELSIEQEAERKVGWLLKTIFFATAAAAGYQFFPYMGENLMQQSVSLLRVRDPLYKRMGASRLTRFAIDDERRMKILEMGGAEELLNMLSTAKDDRTRKAALEALAALSQSDKVLASLHNAGAISIIRSAPNSLEDAEVEKFKLSLLKRFQDLS